The Nycticebus coucang isolate mNycCou1 chromosome 5, mNycCou1.pri, whole genome shotgun sequence genome window below encodes:
- the GPR88 gene encoding probable G-protein coupled receptor 88 has protein sequence MTNSSSASTSSTTGGSLLLLCEEEESWAGRRIPVSLLYSGLAIGGTLANGMVIYLVSSFRKLQTTSNAFIVNGCAADLSVCALWMPQEAVLGLLPAGSPEPPGEWDGAGGSYRLLRGGLLGLGLTVSLLSHCLVALNRYLLITRAPATYQALYQRRHTAGMLALSWALALGLVLLLPPWAPRPGAAPPRVHYPALLAAAALLAQTGLLLHCYLGIVRRVRVSVKRVSVLNFHLLHQLPGCAAAAAAFPGAPHAPGPGGAAQQAQPLPPVLQPRRAQRRLSGLSVLLLCCVFLLATQPLVWVSLASGFSLPVPWGVQAASWLLCCALSALNPLLYTWRNEEFRRSVRSVLPGVGDAAAAAVAATAVPAVSQAQLGTRAAGQHW, from the coding sequence ATGACCAACTCCTCCTCCGCGTCCACGTCCTCCACCACCGGGGGGTCACTGCTGCTGCTCTGCGAGGAAGAGGAGTCGTGGGCGGGCCGGCGCATCCCCGTTTCCCTCCTGTACTCGGGCCTGGCCATCGGCGGCACGCTGGCCAACGGCATGGTCATCTATCTCGTGTCGTCCTTCCGCAAGCTGCAGACCACCAGCAACGCCTTCATCGTGAACGGCTGCGCCGCCGACCTCAGCGTCTGCGCCCTCTGGATGCCGCAGGAGGCGGTGCTCGGGCTGCTGCCCGCCGGCTCCCCGGAGCCCCCCGGGGAGTGGGACGGCGCCGGGGGCAGCTACCGCCTGCTGCGGGGCGGGCTGCTGGGCCTCGGGCTCACCGTGTCCCTCCTGTCCCACTGCCTCGTGGCTCTGAACCGCTACCTGCTCATCACCCGGGCGCCTGCCACCTATCAGGCGCTGTACCAGCGGCGCCACACGGCGGGCATGCTGGCACTGTCCTGGGCGCTAGCCCTGGGCCTCGTGCTGCTGCTCCCGCCCTGGGCGCCGCGGCCTGGCGCGGCTCCCCCGCGCGTCCACTACCCGGCGCTGCTGGCGGCCGCGGCGCTACTGGCGCAGACGGGGCTGCTGCTGCACTGCTACCTGGGCATCGTGCGCCGCGTGCGCGTCAGCGTCAAGCGGGTCAGCGTGCTCAACTTCCACCTGCTGCACCAGCTGCCCGgctgcgccgccgccgccgccgccttccCGGGCGCCCCGCACGCTCCGGGCCCCGGCGGCGCCGCGCAGCAGGCCCAGCCCCTGCCGCCGGTGCTGCAGCCGCGGCGCGCGCAGCGGCGGCTCAGCGGCCTGTCGGTGCTGCTGCTCTGCTGCGTCTTCCTGCTGGCCACGCAGCCGCTGGTGTGGGTGAGCCTGGCCAGCGGCTTCTCGCTGCCGGTGCCCTGGGGCGTGCAGGCGGCCAGCTGGCTGCTGTGCTGCGCCCTGTCGGCGCTCAACCCGCTGCTCTACACGTGGAGGAACGAGGAGTTCCGCCGCTCCGTGCGCTCCGTCCTGCCGGGCGTCGGCGACGCTGCGGCCGCCGCCGTCGCGGCCACCGCCGTGCCCGCAGTGTCCCAGGCGCAGCTGGGCACCCGCGCCGCCGGCCAGCACTGGTGA